A window from Spirochaetota bacterium encodes these proteins:
- the dxs gene encoding 1-deoxy-D-xylulose-5-phosphate synthase encodes MIERLSEIRKLDATGLGRLAAEVRELIIDVVSKNGGHLASSLGVVEITLALHHVFNTPVDRIIWDVGHQSYAHKIITGRSAEFASLRKLGGLSGFPKISESPFDTYNTGHSSTSLSLALGEAVGRDLRNEKYKILPVIGDGSMTGGMAFEALNQIGHLKKDIIIILNDNEHSISKNVGALSEYLLRIITAPLYNRLRRRSYAIIKRVPRHGKKLYDFFYRQEARVKGFFVPGSFFEELGIRYFGPVDGHNLSLLLEVLRGVKNIDNGPKIVHVITRKGKGYAPAEKDPATFHGIGPFDKQTGKTPKRDSIAYSEIVGKTLAEIARRDRRVVAITAAMKMGTGLYEFEKQAPERFFDVGIAEQHAVTFASALASKGFKPFVSIYSSFLQRAVDQVIHDVAVTAQPVRLLVDRAGIVGEDGETHHGLSDIGIIRNIPNFIYLAPSNGTELRDMLYFAAEHGTGPVAIRFPRGHDESGAIDIAVHDRFEPGRAKRLATGRDVALIAVGDMVPIALETAGILKQNEISATVLNLLSIKPLDLKKIERAAAETRFFVTLENGYMLGGIGEHILSGIHRDLRQRMLFAAGFPDRFIEHGTMRELFRLHGLDAASLARKIIRGINVRKIHEKRHIVRRVSG; translated from the coding sequence ATGATTGAACGTTTATCGGAAATACGGAAACTCGACGCGACGGGCCTGGGAAGGCTCGCCGCCGAGGTTCGCGAACTGATCATCGACGTGGTCTCGAAGAACGGCGGCCACCTGGCTTCCTCTCTTGGAGTGGTCGAGATCACGCTCGCGCTGCACCATGTTTTCAACACGCCCGTCGACCGCATCATCTGGGACGTTGGACACCAGAGCTACGCGCACAAAATCATCACCGGAAGGAGCGCCGAATTCGCGAGCCTCAGGAAACTCGGTGGCCTGAGCGGCTTTCCGAAGATATCGGAATCGCCCTTCGATACCTACAATACCGGGCACAGCAGCACCAGCCTCTCGCTCGCCCTCGGCGAGGCCGTGGGCAGGGACCTGCGCAACGAGAAATACAAGATCCTTCCCGTCATCGGCGACGGCTCAATGACCGGCGGCATGGCCTTCGAGGCGCTCAACCAGATCGGCCATTTGAAGAAAGACATCATCATCATTCTCAACGACAACGAGCACTCCATCTCGAAGAACGTTGGTGCGCTGTCGGAGTACCTGTTGCGGATAATCACCGCGCCGCTCTACAACCGGCTGCGCCGGCGCTCGTATGCGATTATAAAAAGAGTCCCGCGCCACGGTAAGAAGCTCTACGATTTCTTCTACAGGCAGGAGGCGCGCGTAAAGGGTTTCTTCGTGCCGGGCAGCTTCTTCGAGGAACTGGGCATCCGCTATTTCGGCCCGGTCGACGGGCACAACCTTTCTCTTCTTCTCGAGGTGCTGCGCGGCGTAAAAAACATCGACAACGGCCCCAAGATCGTCCACGTCATCACCCGCAAGGGGAAGGGCTATGCCCCGGCGGAAAAGGACCCGGCCACCTTCCACGGCATCGGCCCGTTTGATAAACAAACCGGAAAAACGCCGAAGCGGGACTCCATCGCGTACTCGGAGATCGTGGGTAAGACACTGGCCGAGATTGCGCGGCGCGACCGCAGGGTGGTGGCCATTACCGCGGCCATGAAGATGGGTACCGGGCTTTACGAGTTCGAGAAACAGGCCCCGGAGAGATTTTTCGACGTCGGTATCGCCGAACAACACGCCGTCACCTTCGCCTCGGCGCTCGCGTCCAAGGGGTTCAAGCCGTTCGTGTCCATTTATTCGTCCTTCCTCCAGCGCGCCGTGGACCAGGTCATCCACGACGTGGCGGTCACCGCCCAGCCGGTGCGCCTGCTTGTGGACAGGGCGGGTATTGTCGGCGAGGACGGGGAAACGCACCATGGCCTCTCGGACATCGGCATTATCAGAAACATCCCTAATTTCATTTACCTCGCCCCTTCCAATGGCACGGAGCTTCGGGATATGCTGTACTTCGCCGCCGAACACGGCACCGGGCCGGTCGCCATTCGCTTTCCCAGGGGGCACGATGAATCGGGAGCAATCGACATCGCCGTACACGATCGCTTTGAACCGGGTCGGGCGAAACGCCTTGCCACCGGAAGGGATGTGGCGCTGATCGCCGTAGGTGACATGGTGCCGATCGCGCTCGAAACCGCCGGGATACTCAAACAGAACGAAATTTCGGCGACGGTGCTCAACCTCCTCAGCATAAAGCCACTCGACCTTAAAAAGATCGAGAGGGCCGCGGCCGAAACGCGCTTTTTCGTTACACTCGAAAACGGATATATGCTGGGCGGGATCGGCGAACACATACTCTCGGGCATACATCGCGATCTGCGACAGCGCATGCTTTTCGCCGCAGGCTTCCCCGACCGCTTCATCGAACATGGAACCATGCGGGAGCTTTTCCGGCTCCACGGCCTGGATGCCGCCTCGCTTGCCCGGAAGATCATCCGGGGTATCAATGTCCGAAAGA
- a CDS encoding TIGR00282 family metallophosphoesterase: protein MDKQFTILAIGDIVGKPGRSIVRDGLATLRERYGADFVIANGENASGGNAITPAAVGELLSLGIDVITTGNHVWDNKEIEKVIDSEPRFLRPDNYPLGVAGRGYGIFESREGAKKVCVVNLMGRVHMAPLDCPFRGFDRIFLDVAGKADILIVDFHAEATSEKRAFGWYVDGRASAVFGTHTHVQTADEEILPGGTGYITDIGMSGSFNSVIGMDTGKSVQRFLRLTRVKYDVATGNEKLNGVVFRFSDGGRTAAVERILLEK, encoded by the coding sequence ATGGATAAACAATTCACCATCCTCGCCATAGGGGACATCGTGGGAAAACCCGGGCGGTCGATCGTCAGGGACGGCCTTGCGACGCTTCGGGAGCGCTACGGTGCCGACTTCGTAATCGCCAACGGGGAGAACGCCTCCGGTGGAAACGCCATAACCCCCGCGGCAGTCGGGGAGTTGTTGTCCCTCGGCATCGACGTCATCACCACCGGCAACCACGTGTGGGACAACAAGGAGATCGAAAAGGTCATCGACTCGGAGCCCCGTTTTCTTCGGCCGGACAATTATCCGTTAGGGGTCGCCGGCCGCGGGTACGGCATTTTCGAGTCTCGCGAGGGCGCAAAGAAGGTCTGCGTAGTGAACCTGATGGGACGCGTACACATGGCGCCGCTCGACTGTCCCTTCAGAGGATTCGACAGGATATTTCTGGACGTCGCGGGGAAAGCCGATATACTTATCGTGGACTTTCACGCGGAAGCGACCTCGGAGAAGCGTGCATTCGGCTGGTACGTGGACGGTAGGGCGTCGGCGGTGTTCGGCACCCACACCCACGTACAGACGGCCGACGAGGAGATACTGCCGGGCGGAACGGGCTATATCACCGACATCGGCATGAGCGGTTCGTTCAACTCGGTGATCGGCATGGACACGGGCAAATCGGTCCAGCGTTTTCTGCGCCTTACAAGAGTCAAGTACGACGTCGCCACGGGAAACGAGAAGCTCAACGGCGTCGTGTTCCGGTTTTCCGACGGAGGGAGAACGGCGGCGGTCGAAAGAATATTGCTTGAAAAATAA